A single genomic interval of Carassius carassius chromosome 24, fCarCar2.1, whole genome shotgun sequence harbors:
- the coq3 gene encoding ubiquinone biosynthesis O-methyltransferase, mitochondrial isoform X1: MYYKKLAGLAFGLLAESKFKCPLTRGASSRVNAVRSVCSWTVCLHHRQKNQLSEGFSRRLTCRNVRTVSQTTLDPNEVRKFQAMASKWWDLQGEFAALHSMNDLRVPFIRDNLLNVHGIQELGKPLAGLRILDVGCGGGVLSEPLGRLGADVLGIDPVEDSVRTAELHSSYDPDLRERVRYQACTLEELAEEEVEGFHAVVASEVVEHLADLDAFASCCQQVLKPGGSLFITTINKTNLSYVFGIVAAEQLLRIVPSGTHDWEKFMSPEDLERLVESFGFYVEAIRGMMYNPLRGAWSWQQSTAINYALHAIKCKEEPQPGQVWAESKNLDEPGQATNYS, from the exons atgtacTACAAGAAATTAGCAGGATTAGCTTTCGGGCTGTTAGCAGAATCTAAGTTTAAATGCCCGTTAACCCGAGGCGCGTCCTCCAGAGTGAACGCAGTGCGGTCTGTGTGCAGCTGGACGGTGTGCCTGCATCACAGACAGAAGAATCAGCTGTCAGAAGG TTTCTCCCGCAGATTGACCTGTAGAAATGTCCGCACGGTATCCCAGACTACTCTCGACCCCAACGAAGTGCGGAAGTTTCAGGCCATGGCTAGTAAATGGTGGGACTTGCAAGGAGAGTTTGCTGCCCTGCACTCCATGAATGACCTGAGAGTGCCTTTTATCCG GGATAATTTGTTGAATGTGCATGGCATCCAGGAGCTGGGCAAACCTCTGGCTGGACTGAGAATTCTGGATGTTGGCTGTGGTGGAGGCGTGCTGAGTGAG CCACTAGGGAGGTTAGGAGCAGACGTCCTGGGAATCGACCCAGTGGAGGACAGTGTGCGGACCGCAGAGCTGCACTCCTCCTATGATCCAGATTTACGGGAGAGAGTTCGCTATCAGGCCTGCACCCTGGAGGAGCTTGCCGAAGAGGAAGTAGAGGGATTTCATGCTGTAGTGGCATCTGAGGTGGTGGAACATCTGGCCGACCTGGACGCCTTTGCCAGCTGTTGCCAGCAGGTGTTGAAG cCTGGTGGCTCTCTTTTCATCACCACTATTAACAAAACCAACTTGTCCTACGTTTTCGGGATTGTGGCAGCAGAGCAGCTGTTAAGGATTGTTCCGAGTGGCACTCATGACTGGGAGAAATTCATGAGCCCAGAGGATCTGGAACGACTTGTGGAGTCTT TTGGTTTCTACGTGGAGGCTATCAGAGGCATGATGTACAATCCTCTCAGAGGAGCGTGGAGCTGGCAGCAGAGCACGGCCATCAACTACGCATTGCATGCAATCAAATGCAAAGAAGAACCCCAGCCTGGACAGGTCTGGGCTGAGAGTAAGAATCTGGATGAACCCGGTCAAGCTACAAATTACAGTTAA
- the coq3 gene encoding ubiquinone biosynthesis O-methyltransferase, mitochondrial isoform X2 yields MYYKKLAGLAFGLLAESKFKCPLTRGASSRVNAVRSVCSWTVCLHHRQKNQLSEGLTCRNVRTVSQTTLDPNEVRKFQAMASKWWDLQGEFAALHSMNDLRVPFIRDNLLNVHGIQELGKPLAGLRILDVGCGGGVLSEPLGRLGADVLGIDPVEDSVRTAELHSSYDPDLRERVRYQACTLEELAEEEVEGFHAVVASEVVEHLADLDAFASCCQQVLKPGGSLFITTINKTNLSYVFGIVAAEQLLRIVPSGTHDWEKFMSPEDLERLVESFGFYVEAIRGMMYNPLRGAWSWQQSTAINYALHAIKCKEEPQPGQVWAESKNLDEPGQATNYS; encoded by the exons atgtacTACAAGAAATTAGCAGGATTAGCTTTCGGGCTGTTAGCAGAATCTAAGTTTAAATGCCCGTTAACCCGAGGCGCGTCCTCCAGAGTGAACGCAGTGCGGTCTGTGTGCAGCTGGACGGTGTGCCTGCATCACAGACAGAAGAATCAGCTGTCAGAAGG ATTGACCTGTAGAAATGTCCGCACGGTATCCCAGACTACTCTCGACCCCAACGAAGTGCGGAAGTTTCAGGCCATGGCTAGTAAATGGTGGGACTTGCAAGGAGAGTTTGCTGCCCTGCACTCCATGAATGACCTGAGAGTGCCTTTTATCCG GGATAATTTGTTGAATGTGCATGGCATCCAGGAGCTGGGCAAACCTCTGGCTGGACTGAGAATTCTGGATGTTGGCTGTGGTGGAGGCGTGCTGAGTGAG CCACTAGGGAGGTTAGGAGCAGACGTCCTGGGAATCGACCCAGTGGAGGACAGTGTGCGGACCGCAGAGCTGCACTCCTCCTATGATCCAGATTTACGGGAGAGAGTTCGCTATCAGGCCTGCACCCTGGAGGAGCTTGCCGAAGAGGAAGTAGAGGGATTTCATGCTGTAGTGGCATCTGAGGTGGTGGAACATCTGGCCGACCTGGACGCCTTTGCCAGCTGTTGCCAGCAGGTGTTGAAG cCTGGTGGCTCTCTTTTCATCACCACTATTAACAAAACCAACTTGTCCTACGTTTTCGGGATTGTGGCAGCAGAGCAGCTGTTAAGGATTGTTCCGAGTGGCACTCATGACTGGGAGAAATTCATGAGCCCAGAGGATCTGGAACGACTTGTGGAGTCTT TTGGTTTCTACGTGGAGGCTATCAGAGGCATGATGTACAATCCTCTCAGAGGAGCGTGGAGCTGGCAGCAGAGCACGGCCATCAACTACGCATTGCATGCAATCAAATGCAAAGAAGAACCCCAGCCTGGACAGGTCTGGGCTGAGAGTAAGAATCTGGATGAACCCGGTCAAGCTACAAATTACAGTTAA